In one window of Brachyhypopomus gauderio isolate BG-103 unplaced genomic scaffold, BGAUD_0.2 sc65, whole genome shotgun sequence DNA:
- the LOC143490365 gene encoding E3 ubiquitin-protein ligase NEURL3-like isoform X1 yields the protein MARLKTKSSTKGTHRACGCGNGCLGPLMFNAEAKGQLVRLSEGSRRATREISSFQHGLVFSSRPVKIQEKACLRIERSVSGWHGALRIGITTVEPGSRTLPPLAIPDLTSSQGYWATLVPEDKCEPRTELKFWVCRRGYLRIRTSDGQTHIMETQVNTRDPIWAMIDVYGQTNTILLIGSEKKGFFSTRRSCPVLTIDATEENCGYDILPTEKPQKIPEKQTPASLFSQNNEHSMECVVCFSTRVDVLLVCGHRCLCPQCASRVAQEIGSCPLCRHRIRPADILLCTLGRPL from the exons GGACTCACCGAGCCTGTGGGTGTGGAAACGGCTGTCTGGGTCCTCTGATGTTTAATGCCGAAGCCAAGGGACAACTAGTGAGGCTGAGCGAGGGTAGTCGACGAGCAACCAGAGAAATATCGTCTTTCCAACACGGGCTGGTTTTCAGCAGCAGACCCGTGAAGATACAGGAGAAGGCGTGTCTACGTATCGAGCGCTCTGTCTCGGGATGGCACGGCGCGCTACGAATCGGCATCACCACTGTTGAGCCCGGGTCCAGAACTCTGCCCCCTCTCGCCATCCCCGACCTGACGTCCTCTCAAGGGTACTGGGCGACACTAGTTCCAGAGGACAAATGTGAACCCCGTACGGAACTCAAGTTCTGGGTTTGTCGCCGTGGCTACCTGCGCATCCGGACAAGCGACGGACAAACGCACATCATGGAAACGCAGGTGAACACACGCGACCCAATCTGGGCGATGATCGACGTTTATGGGCAGACCAACACTATTCTATTAATCG GATCGGAGAAGAAGGGCTTTTTTAGCACGCGCAGGTCATGCCCTGTACTCACCATCGATGCCACAGAGGAGAACTGTGGTTATGACATATTACCAACAGAGAAGCCCCAGAAGATTCCAGAAAAACAGACCCCAGCTTCCCTCTTCAGTCAAAACAATGAGCATA GTATGGAGTGCGTGGTGTGCTTCTCCACGCGGGTGGACGTGCTGCTCGTGTGTGGCCACCGGTGTTTGTGCCCTCAATGCGCTTCCAGGGTCGCCCAGGAAATCGGCTCGTGTCCACTGTGTCGTCACCGCATCAGACCCGCTGACATCTTATTGTGCACTTTGGGACGACCCCTGTAG
- the LOC143490365 gene encoding E3 ubiquitin-protein ligase NEURL3-like isoform X2, translated as MARTKTKGSTKGTHRACGCGNGCLGPLMFNAEAKGQLVRLSEGSRRATREISSFQHGLVFSSRPVKIQEKACLRIERSVSGWHGALRIGITTVEPGSRTLPPLAIPDLTSSQGYWATLVPEDKCEPRTELKFWVCRRGYLRIRTSDGQTHIMETQVNTRDPIWAMIDVYGQTNTILLIGSEKKGFFSTRRSCPVLTIDATEENCGYDILPTEKPQKIPEKQTPASLFSQNNEHSMECVVCFSTRVDVLLVCGHRCLCPQCASRVAQEIGSCPLCRHRIRPADILLCTLGRPL; from the exons ATGGCAAGAACGAAGACGAAAGGCAGCACTAAGG GGACTCACCGAGCCTGTGGGTGTGGAAACGGCTGTCTGGGTCCTCTGATGTTTAATGCCGAAGCCAAGGGACAACTAGTGAGGCTGAGCGAGGGTAGTCGACGAGCAACCAGAGAAATATCGTCTTTCCAACACGGGCTGGTTTTCAGCAGCAGACCCGTGAAGATACAGGAGAAGGCGTGTCTACGTATCGAGCGCTCTGTCTCGGGATGGCACGGCGCGCTACGAATCGGCATCACCACTGTTGAGCCCGGGTCCAGAACTCTGCCCCCTCTCGCCATCCCCGACCTGACGTCCTCTCAAGGGTACTGGGCGACACTAGTTCCAGAGGACAAATGTGAACCCCGTACGGAACTCAAGTTCTGGGTTTGTCGCCGTGGCTACCTGCGCATCCGGACAAGCGACGGACAAACGCACATCATGGAAACGCAGGTGAACACACGCGACCCAATCTGGGCGATGATCGACGTTTATGGGCAGACCAACACTATTCTATTAATCG GATCGGAGAAGAAGGGCTTTTTTAGCACGCGCAGGTCATGCCCTGTACTCACCATCGATGCCACAGAGGAGAACTGTGGTTATGACATATTACCAACAGAGAAGCCCCAGAAGATTCCAGAAAAACAGACCCCAGCTTCCCTCTTCAGTCAAAACAATGAGCATA GTATGGAGTGCGTGGTGTGCTTCTCCACGCGGGTGGACGTGCTGCTCGTGTGTGGCCACCGGTGTTTGTGCCCTCAATGCGCTTCCAGGGTCGCCCAGGAAATCGGCTCGTGTCCACTGTGTCGTCACCGCATCAGACCCGCTGACATCTTATTGTGCACTTTGGGACGACCCCTGTAG